From the Butyrivibrio fibrisolvens genome, one window contains:
- the rbfA gene encoding 30S ribosome-binding factor RbfA, which yields MRKNSIKNSRINGEVMKVVAEAIRFSKDPRISPMTSVMDVEVAPDLKTCKIWVSVLGNDEDRQQTMEGLSSASGYIRSTLARTINLRNTPQLRFIMDDSIEYAIDMTKKIDEVTAHDNEVRAARGDEEIEEEDEN from the coding sequence ATGAGAAAAAACAGTATAAAAAACAGCCGTATCAACGGCGAAGTTATGAAGGTTGTAGCTGAAGCAATTCGTTTTTCCAAGGATCCCCGTATCAGCCCTATGACATCCGTAATGGATGTCGAGGTTGCTCCGGATCTTAAGACCTGTAAGATATGGGTTAGTGTCCTTGGCAACGACGAAGATCGCCAGCAGACCATGGAAGGACTTTCAAGTGCTTCCGGATATATACGTTCTACACTTGCGCGTACTATTAATCTTCGTAATACACCACAGCTTCGATTCATAATGGATGATTCAATAGAATATGCTATTGACATGACCAAGAAGATCGATGAAGTTACAGCTCATGATAATGAAGTAAGAGCTGCTCGTGGTGATGAGGAAATAGAGGAAGAAGATGAGAATTGA
- the infB gene encoding translation initiation factor IF-2 — protein MSKIKISELAKELGVESKEVVSFLQEKGVESAKRSTSSVEDDDADKARKHFGKNGASNAPQSKAADSALDDNKSEKEVKEDKNTIAADKTPKAGQAAADNQPKKKKKIIIVSNQGNARGNSFGSSHNNSSNQNQKRDRSDNQRNGQGRNGQNGRNNSFASSQNVYHPIKPKTAPSQLEYESNIRKTEDKPAAPKNVQPVKPANTETAPKAQEAAPSKVETEVKTEVKTDVKNDVKKPQVNETKQTESNQSAQPRDNKNSGNQGRNFEDRRQGQNRNDRNAGGFRNGQGRNDRNDRNDRNSQNGGRNFDRNSQGGGRSFDRNSQGGRPGQGGMGSRPSFDRNGQGGGRSFDRNSQGGRPGAGRGGQGASFAAASDAPTEKSNRHNDRRFDKDKKTKKDYEEEEMPRSKRVGRFIKPEVKKEEEPVEQIKTITIPESLTIKELAEKMKMQPSVIIKKLFLAGQIVTVNTALSYEEAENIAIEYDIICEKEVQVDVIEELLKEDEEDEKDLVPRAPVVCVMGHVDHGKTSLLDKIRDSAVTEKEAGGITQKIGAYMVSVKDRKVTFLDTPGHEAFTAMRMRGANSTDIAVLVVAADDGVMPQTVEAINHAKAANIEIIVAVNKIDKPSANIDRVKQELTEYGLIATDWGGSTEFVPVSAKTGEGIDTLLETIILTADILELKANPNRTARGLVLEAKLDKGRGPVANVLVQKGTLHVGDFISAGASSGRVRAMADDKGRRVKEATPSQPVEILGLSDVPNAGEVFIAHDSDKEAKQYANIYMQQHKKDLIEETKAKMSLDDLYSKIEEGKLKELDIIIKADVQGSVEALKASLMKLSNEEVMVKVIHGGVGAITESDVSLASASNAIIIGFDVRPDATAKSMAEHEGVEIKLYKVIYQAIDDVEAALKGMLAPVYEEKITGHAEVRQIFKASSIGNIAGSFVLDGNIQKGCKVRVRRGDEMIFEGDLKSLKRFKDDVKEVKEGYECGLVFDGFDGMNVGDNIEAYIMVEVPRD, from the coding sequence ATGTCAAAGATTAAAATATCCGAACTTGCTAAGGAGCTTGGAGTAGAGAGTAAGGAAGTTGTAAGCTTCTTGCAGGAAAAAGGCGTTGAATCTGCAAAACGTTCCACCAGTTCTGTTGAGGATGATGATGCAGACAAAGCCAGAAAACATTTTGGCAAAAACGGTGCATCTAATGCACCACAGTCTAAGGCTGCAGATAGTGCCTTAGATGATAACAAAAGCGAAAAAGAAGTAAAGGAAGATAAGAACACGATAGCAGCAGATAAAACACCAAAGGCCGGTCAGGCAGCGGCTGATAATCAGCCTAAAAAGAAAAAGAAGATCATTATTGTGAGCAATCAGGGAAATGCCAGAGGTAACTCTTTTGGTTCATCCCATAATAACTCATCCAATCAGAATCAGAAGAGAGATCGTTCTGATAATCAGAGAAACGGCCAGGGAAGAAATGGCCAGAATGGAAGAAACAATTCATTTGCTTCAAGCCAGAATGTATATCATCCTATCAAGCCTAAGACAGCACCATCTCAGCTTGAGTATGAATCAAACATTCGTAAGACAGAGGATAAGCCTGCGGCACCTAAGAATGTGCAGCCGGTTAAGCCTGCTAATACAGAAACAGCTCCAAAAGCTCAGGAGGCTGCTCCTTCAAAGGTTGAGACTGAAGTTAAGACTGAAGTCAAGACTGATGTCAAGAATGATGTAAAGAAGCCTCAGGTTAATGAGACCAAGCAGACTGAATCAAATCAGTCAGCTCAGCCTCGTGATAACAAGAATTCCGGTAATCAGGGCAGAAACTTTGAAGATCGCAGACAGGGGCAGAACAGAAATGACAGAAATGCCGGCGGCTTTAGAAACGGTCAGGGCAGAAACGATCGTAACGATCGTAATGACAGAAACTCTCAGAACGGTGGAAGAAACTTTGACAGAAACTCTCAGGGCGGCGGAAGAAGCTTTGACAGGAACTCTCAAGGTGGAAGACCGGGCCAGGGCGGCATGGGTTCAAGACCTTCATTTGACAGAAATGGTCAGGGCGGTGGAAGAAGCTTTGACAGAAACTCTCAGGGCGGAAGACCGGGAGCAGGAAGAGGAGGTCAGGGAGCTTCATTTGCAGCAGCTTCTGATGCACCTACAGAGAAGTCCAATCGTCACAATGATCGTAGATTCGACAAGGACAAGAAGACCAAGAAGGATTATGAAGAGGAAGAGATGCCACGCAGCAAGCGCGTAGGCCGCTTCATTAAGCCTGAGGTCAAGAAGGAAGAGGAGCCTGTTGAGCAGATCAAGACAATTACTATTCCTGAAAGCCTTACTATCAAGGAACTTGCAGAGAAGATGAAGATGCAGCCATCTGTTATCATCAAGAAGCTCTTCCTTGCAGGCCAGATCGTTACAGTTAATACAGCTCTTTCTTATGAAGAGGCTGAGAATATTGCAATCGAATATGACATCATCTGTGAGAAGGAAGTTCAGGTTGACGTTATCGAAGAACTTCTTAAAGAGGATGAAGAGGACGAGAAGGATCTTGTACCAAGAGCTCCTGTTGTCTGCGTAATGGGTCACGTCGATCATGGTAAGACATCACTTCTTGATAAGATCCGTGATTCAGCTGTTACTGAGAAGGAAGCAGGCGGAATCACACAGAAGATCGGTGCTTATATGGTATCTGTCAAGGATAGAAAGGTTACATTCCTTGATACTCCCGGTCACGAAGCATTCACAGCTATGCGTATGCGTGGTGCTAACTCTACTGATATCGCAGTACTTGTTGTAGCTGCAGATGATGGTGTTATGCCTCAGACAGTAGAAGCTATCAACCATGCTAAGGCTGCCAATATCGAAATAATCGTAGCTGTTAACAAGATTGATAAGCCAAGTGCTAATATTGATCGTGTTAAGCAGGAACTTACAGAATATGGTCTTATAGCTACAGATTGGGGCGGATCAACAGAATTCGTACCTGTATCAGCTAAGACCGGCGAGGGAATCGATACTCTCCTTGAGACTATCATTCTTACAGCAGATATCCTTGAACTTAAAGCTAATCCTAACCGTACAGCAAGAGGTCTTGTACTTGAGGCCAAGCTTGATAAGGGTAGAGGCCCTGTTGCTAACGTACTGGTACAAAAGGGTACACTTCATGTTGGAGATTTCATCTCTGCAGGAGCTAGCTCAGGCCGTGTACGTGCTATGGCTGATGACAAGGGCAGACGTGTTAAGGAAGCAACTCCTTCACAGCCGGTAGAGATCCTTGGTCTTTCAGACGTACCTAATGCAGGTGAAGTATTCATAGCTCATGATTCCGATAAGGAAGCTAAGCAGTATGCTAACATCTACATGCAGCAGCACAAGAAAGACCTTATCGAAGAGACTAAGGCTAAGATGTCTCTTGATGATCTGTACTCAAAGATTGAGGAAGGTAAGCTCAAAGAACTTGATATCATCATCAAGGCGGATGTACAGGGTTCTGTAGAAGCTCTTAAGGCAAGCCTTATGAAGCTTTCCAACGAAGAAGTTATGGTTAAGGTAATCCATGGCGGCGTTGGTGCTATCACAGAGTCTGATGTATCACTTGCATCTGCTTCTAATGCTATTATCATTGGTTTCGATGTAAGACCTGATGCAACAGCTAAGTCTATGGCTGAGCACGAAGGCGTAGAGATCAAGCTTTATAAGGTTATCTATCAGGCTATCGATGATGTAGAAGCTGCCCTTAAGGGAATGCTTGCTCCTGTATACGAAGAGAAGATCACAGGTCATGCAGAAGTTCGTCAGATATTCAAGGCTTCTTCTATTGGTAATATCGCAGGTTCATTCGTACTTGACGGTAACATTCAGAAGGGCTGCAAGGTTCGCGTAAGAAGAGGCGATGAGATGATCTTCGAAGGCGATCTTAAGTCACTCAAGCGTTTCAAGGACGATGTTAAGGAAGTTAAGGAAGGCTACGAATGTGGTCTTGTATTTGACGGATTTGACGGCATGAATGTTGGCGATAACATTGAAGCTTATATCATGGTAGAAGTTCCGAGGGACTAA
- a CDS encoding L7Ae/L30e/S12e/Gadd45 family ribosomal protein, whose amino-acid sequence MTKEEQGIYSFLGLCMKAGKVTSGETGTLQNIQSGKAKLVIVSLDASDNTRKEMLNKCKSHNVTVQVFGQKDLLGLSIGKSERSSLAITDQGLAKALLQKLQTIEQNGGETNVKD is encoded by the coding sequence ATGACCAAAGAAGAACAAGGAATCTATTCTTTCCTGGGCTTGTGCATGAAGGCCGGTAAGGTGACTTCCGGTGAGACCGGAACCCTTCAGAATATCCAGTCGGGCAAGGCGAAGCTTGTAATAGTAAGTCTTGACGCTTCAGACAATACAAGGAAAGAAATGCTAAACAAATGTAAGTCCCATAATGTAACGGTCCAAGTCTTCGGACAGAAAGACCTTCTGGGGCTTTCGATAGGCAAATCGGAGCGGAGCAGCCTGGCGATCACTGATCAGGGGCTTGCCAAAGCTCTTTTACAGAAACTGCAGACCATAGAACAGAACGGAGGGGAAACGAATGTCAAAGATTAA
- the rnpM gene encoding RNase P modulator RnpM, with translation MAKKIPMRQCIGCGEMKEKKELIRIIKTPEGELVLDKTGRQNGRGAYICNNAECLAKARKSKGLERSFKQSINAEIYDALEKELLGT, from the coding sequence ATGGCAAAAAAGATACCGATGCGTCAATGTATCGGATGCGGTGAGATGAAAGAAAAAAAAGAACTGATAAGGATCATAAAGACGCCGGAAGGCGAGCTGGTTCTTGATAAGACGGGCAGACAAAACGGCAGGGGCGCATATATTTGCAATAATGCTGAGTGTCTTGCAAAAGCCCGTAAGAGCAAAGGGCTTGAACGTTCTTTTAAACAAAGTATCAACGCTGAAATATATGATGCGCTGGAGAAGGAGCTTTTAGGAACATGA
- the nusA gene encoding transcription termination factor NusA: MSKELMEALDALEKEKNISKESLFDAIENSLMTACKNNFGKADNVKVEVDRQTCEFHLYAEKTVVETADDVMDPAEDISPEDAAKIDRHAKVGDIVRVPLDSKNFGRIATQNAKNVILQKIREEERGAIYNEYFEKEHDIVTGVVQRFIGRNISINLGHADAILTENEQVKGESYRPTDRIKVYILEVRNGNKGPRILVSRTHPDLVKRLFEQEVTEIKDGTVEVKAIAREAGSRTKIAVYSQNPNVDPVGACVGVNGSRVNLIVEELRGEKIDVIEWDENPGNLIQNALSPAKIVAVFADPDEKTAKVVVPDYQLSLAIGKEGQNARLAARLTGYKIDIKSETQAKDAPGFRYEDYLDDEEEYEDEEFSEDEVDEAVEEVLDEEVSDEASEESSDEE, translated from the coding sequence ATGAGTAAAGAACTTATGGAAGCACTTGATGCATTGGAGAAAGAGAAGAATATCAGTAAGGAAAGCCTTTTTGATGCAATTGAGAATTCTCTCATGACCGCATGCAAGAACAATTTTGGCAAGGCGGACAATGTAAAAGTTGAGGTCGACAGACAGACCTGTGAATTCCATTTATATGCCGAGAAGACTGTAGTGGAGACAGCTGATGATGTTATGGATCCGGCTGAGGATATATCACCGGAAGATGCTGCCAAGATAGACAGACATGCCAAAGTCGGCGATATAGTAAGAGTTCCGCTTGACTCTAAGAACTTCGGTCGTATTGCGACACAGAATGCCAAGAATGTCATTCTTCAGAAGATCCGTGAAGAAGAGCGCGGCGCTATCTATAATGAATATTTCGAGAAGGAGCATGACATCGTAACAGGTGTAGTACAGCGCTTCATCGGACGTAACATCTCCATAAACCTTGGACATGCTGATGCTATTCTTACAGAGAATGAGCAGGTTAAGGGTGAGAGCTATCGTCCTACAGACAGGATCAAGGTTTACATCCTTGAGGTTAGAAATGGCAACAAGGGACCTCGTATCCTTGTTTCACGTACACACCCTGATCTTGTAAAGCGTCTCTTTGAGCAGGAAGTTACTGAGATCAAGGATGGTACTGTAGAAGTTAAGGCTATCGCAAGGGAAGCCGGAAGCCGTACTAAGATTGCCGTATATTCTCAGAATCCTAATGTAGATCCTGTAGGAGCATGCGTTGGTGTTAACGGCAGCAGAGTAAACCTTATAGTAGAAGAGCTTCGCGGTGAGAAGATCGATGTTATCGAATGGGATGAAAACCCCGGTAACCTTATTCAGAATGCTCTTTCACCTGCTAAGATCGTTGCAGTATTTGCTGATCCTGATGAGAAGACAGCTAAGGTTGTTGTTCCTGATTATCAGCTTTCACTTGCAATTGGTAAGGAAGGACAGAATGCCCGCCTTGCTGCAAGACTGACAGGATACAAGATTGATATTAAGTCTGAGACTCAGGCTAAGGATGCTCCGGGATTCCGTTATGAAGATTATCTTGATGACGAAGAAGAGTATGAAGATGAGGAGTTCTCAGAAGACGAGGTCGATGAAGCTGTTGAAGAAGTTCTTGATGAAGAGGTTTCTGATGAGGCTTCTGAAGAATCATCTGACGAAGAGTAA
- the rimP gene encoding ribosome maturation factor RimP, whose amino-acid sequence MSRKEDIERRTEELLTPIAQKHGTTVYDVEYVKEAGDWYLRAYIDKEGGVNIGDCVDVSHDLSDALDADDFIEDAYTLEVSSPGLGRQLKKDRHFENSLGQEVDLKTYKPVDGCKEFTGILKAFDADNVTITIQDTDKIFLRKDISVIRLSLDF is encoded by the coding sequence ATGTCGAGAAAAGAAGATATTGAGAGAAGAACTGAAGAGTTACTTACTCCTATTGCCCAGAAGCATGGCACAACTGTTTATGATGTTGAATATGTCAAGGAGGCAGGAGACTGGTATCTTCGCGCCTATATTGACAAGGAAGGCGGAGTTAACATTGGCGACTGTGTTGATGTGAGCCATGATCTGTCGGATGCGCTTGATGCAGACGATTTTATTGAAGACGCTTATACACTTGAGGTTTCAAGCCCTGGTCTTGGGAGACAGCTCAAAAAGGACAGACATTTTGAGAACAGTCTCGGTCAGGAAGTGGATTTAAAAACTTATAAACCTGTAGATGGCTGTAAAGAGTTTACAGGAATCCTGAAGGCATTTGATGCTGATAACGTTACGATCACAATTCAGGATACAGACAAGATTTTTTTGAGAAAAGATATTTCAGTCATTAGACTGTCACTGGATTTTTAA
- a CDS encoding HD domain-containing protein, with protein sequence MTKVEREIHFKLLVDEIAKDARSQQMKKYIQHGRITTFDHCMRVARLSYALDRAFRLRSSERELIRGAFLHDYFLYDWHKDFVIKKAPENWILPFRLMHKFFHLHGFTHPQSAMENALRDFDLTDKEAQIIRSHMWPLTFLHPPKSREAILVCAADKIVSLQETVAMR encoded by the coding sequence ATGACCAAAGTTGAAAGAGAAATACATTTTAAACTGCTTGTGGATGAGATTGCTAAGGATGCAAGATCACAGCAGATGAAAAAATATATACAGCATGGCAGGATAACAACATTTGATCATTGTATGAGAGTAGCAAGACTTTCTTATGCTTTGGACAGAGCGTTTAGACTTAGATCAAGTGAGAGAGAGCTTATTAGAGGTGCTTTTTTGCATGATTATTTTCTGTATGACTGGCACAAAGATTTCGTGATCAAGAAGGCGCCGGAGAACTGGATCCTTCCTTTTAGACTTATGCACAAGTTTTTTCATCTTCATGGATTTACACATCCTCAGTCAGCTATGGAGAATGCGTTAAGAGATTTTGATCTTACAGATAAAGAGGCGCAGATAATCCGTAGTCACATGTGGCCACTTACTTTTTTGCATCCGCCAAAATCAAGAGAGGCGATACTTGTATGCGCAGCAGACAAGATCGTATCACTTCAGGAAACAGTGGCTATGCGCTGA
- a CDS encoding putative ABC transporter permease, whose amino-acid sequence MIIAKYFVEFIVYSFLGWVYECTYCSIKSRHFSNRGFLYGPVCPIYGFGAIGCSIVFGNFSLTIGGKTPLWEIFVICAFGSAILEYATSYFLEKRFNAMWWDYSNTPLNLNGRICLPATLGFGLAGMLIVKFVLPVSENIKGQMEPVFAEILALFLMGVLAADTALTVQSLVDLTQKLDNFELGFNNKVEENIKAIYEMPGEIREKYEAFTAKLTQRQKYALFSIKGYTSQSRSYMAARVREYLENIGSKIKKSLPEKTQDRSGDLK is encoded by the coding sequence ATGATAATAGCAAAATACTTCGTAGAATTTATAGTTTACAGCTTTCTGGGCTGGGTATACGAATGCACATATTGCAGCATTAAGTCCAGACACTTTAGTAACAGAGGATTTCTTTATGGTCCTGTATGCCCCATATACGGATTTGGAGCGATCGGCTGTTCTATAGTGTTTGGAAATTTTAGTCTCACCATAGGCGGCAAGACGCCGCTATGGGAGATATTCGTTATATGTGCCTTCGGCAGTGCTATACTGGAATATGCGACTAGTTATTTTCTTGAAAAAAGATTTAACGCCATGTGGTGGGATTATTCGAATACTCCGCTTAATCTAAACGGAAGGATATGCCTTCCTGCAACCCTTGGTTTTGGACTTGCCGGAATGCTTATAGTTAAGTTTGTCCTGCCGGTCTCCGAGAATATTAAGGGACAGATGGAACCTGTTTTTGCAGAAATACTTGCCCTTTTTCTTATGGGAGTACTTGCTGCGGATACAGCACTTACCGTACAGTCGCTGGTTGATCTGACCCAGAAACTTGACAATTTTGAGCTTGGTTTTAATAATAAAGTAGAAGAGAATATTAAGGCGATATATGAAATGCCCGGAGAGATACGTGAAAAATACGAGGCATTTACTGCTAAGCTTACACAAAGGCAAAAGTATGCTCTTTTTTCTATAAAAGGATATACGTCGCAGTCGAGAAGTTATATGGCTGCGCGTGTTAGAGAATATTTGGAAAATATAGGTTCTAAGATCAAGAAGAGTCTACCGGAGAAGACGCAAGACAGATCAGGAGACTTAAAATAG